The Gemmatimonadota bacterium genome contains a region encoding:
- a CDS encoding phosphoribosyl transferase, producing MALYPRTRSGVSLEWAEEGVLELTWEVFGELCRALAVKAIASGYAPDLVIGIAKAGVIPGAVIASILRCDFFAMKISRRAGVEQVREQPKILSAAPRQAADQRVLIVDEICTTGETLRLALAAVRHVNPLEVRTATSFVKLGGHKPDFYAIETDARVIFPWDRQVVNEAGELIENPAYQHLL from the coding sequence GTGGCTCTCTACCCGCGCACGCGAAGCGGCGTTTCCCTGGAATGGGCCGAGGAAGGCGTACTGGAGCTTACCTGGGAGGTATTCGGTGAGCTATGCCGGGCGCTGGCCGTGAAGGCCATCGCCAGCGGCTACGCGCCCGACCTGGTGATCGGAATCGCAAAGGCCGGCGTGATTCCCGGCGCCGTCATCGCGTCCATCCTGCGTTGTGACTTCTTCGCCATGAAGATCAGCCGGCGGGCGGGCGTCGAGCAGGTCCGCGAGCAGCCCAAGATCCTCTCCGCGGCTCCGCGCCAGGCCGCCGATCAGCGCGTGTTGATCGTGGACGAGATCTGCACCACGGGGGAAACGCTGCGCCTGGCGCTGGCGGCAGTGCGCCACGTCAATCCGCTGGAAGTGCGGACTGCGACCAGCTTCGTGAAACTCGGGGGCCACAAGCCCGACTTTTACGCCATCGAGACGGACGCCAGAGTGATCTTCCCCTGGGACCGGCAGGTCGTGAACGAAGCGGGCGAGCTGATCGAGAACCCGGCGTACCAGCACCTGCTCTAG